CCGTGGTTTCTGTATTGGCCGTGGCCGGGTTACCCGCACCATCGGTGGTGCTCACCGTCGCGGTTAAATGCGGATCGGAGATCAGGTCGGCGGTACTGACTTTAATGCTGTAGCCGAGAACCCCGCCGCCCAAATCACTCACTTTCCCCGTCAGGACGTGGCCATTCACGGTGAGATAAACGACGTCATTTACATGAACATCCCCAGCTACTTTCCCGGTGACATACGTGAATGGTTGTTTTGATTCATCGCCATTAATCATATTATCGCCAGTGACGGGATCAATCGTCAGCATAGCTTTGGCATGTAAATCAACCGCCAGGTCGTGCGTTATCTCCGCTTTCTGGAAATTATGCACTTTATCTTCGCCGACTACGCGGGCCACGATATGCGGGTCTTTGACCAGATCGCGACTCAGAACGTCCAGCTTATATCCCAGCGCATTGTTATGCTCCGGGAGTCGCTGAACGGTAGTTTCGTAGGTATGTCCATCCACGATAACCTGAACTTTATCCCCGACATGCACATCGCCCGCAACCGTTCCCATAACCTCGGTAAGATGCTTAGCAGCTTCTGCACCGTTCAGCTTGTCATCGCCCGCCACCGTATCAACGGTGATTTTAGCCCCGGCATGGTTATCAATATGTACGTCATGCTTTGCGGTGGTAATGACCTCATTTTTCACCGCATCGTGGGAGATAACCGTGACGCTCACGGTCACATTTTTATCCTGGAGGCCTTTATTATCGCTGAACGCCGTTGAGTTGACCGGGACCTGATAGCCTAAGTGACCGCCCCCGAGATCAATCACCTTGCCGTTAAACGTCTGGTTATTGATTTCAACGATCACCGCATCGCCAACCTGCGCGTCACCGCCCACCTTACCGCTGATGAGCTGCATCGGCGTATCCAGCTCAAGATGGTTAAGGTTGTTGTCATCAGTGACGCTATCAATAGTGACGGTACTGTGCGCTTGCGTATCCAGCGTGACGCTTCGATGCTCCACCGCCAGCGCCTGATTGCCCGCAGAATCGTGGCTGACCAGCGTCACCATCACGTCGTTGCTGCCTTCCTGCAACACACCAGTTGGAACAAACACTTCGTAGCGCAGAACGCCGTGATCGTTAACTACCGTGCCGCTAAAGTCCTGATTATGTCCCTGTACGTGGACGGTCACCACATCGCCCGCTTTGGCATCCAAACCTTTCGCGATACCGCTAATCAGCGTTGGCATGCGGTTTTCAATGGCGTTCACCACATCATCCGACGCCACTACATCCGTCGTCACCCCATTTTTGGCAAAGTTATCAATATGAACTTTATGGCTATCGGTGGCGATGGCGAAGTTCCCCGCCGCGTCATGAGAAGTGACCGTGACGTGCACGTCGACATCCGTCAACACATGGACGCTATTGTTCGCAAAGACCGATGAGTCCACATCAATGCTGTAACCCAAATGCCCGTGACCAAGGTCGATGACCTGACTTGCGTACGGGTGACCATTAACCACCAGTTGGATCGGGTCACCGACCTTCGCATCTTCACCATCAACGATGCCGGTAATGCGCTGTTTTGCCGCGGACAGTTCCTGGTAATTGATAACATTGTCTGTGGCAATGTTATCCAGCGAGATGGCGTTTTGCGCATGAGTATCAAGAGTGATGATACGGTGCGACTCACTGGTCACTGCGTTGCCCAGCGCGTCATGGCTGAGCAGGGTCGCGACCACCGCGTTCTTACCTTCATGCAAGGTTCCATGCGGCAGAACCACTTCATAGCGTAGCTGACCGTTGTCGTTGATCACCGTGCCGTCAAAATCTTGTCCACGAACGCTGATAGTTACCGCATCCCCCTCCCGGGCATCACCACCGGCTACGATGCTAATAATCGTGGGCATGCGGTTTTCATTGGCGTTCACCACATTGTCCGTCGCTACTGCGTCAATCTTGAGGGTGTTTTCCGCGTAGTTATCGATGTGAACTTTATGGGAATCCGTCGCGATCGCCAGGTTACCCGCTGCGTCATGAGAGGTAACCATTGCGGTAATTTTCACATTCGTCAGCACATGGCCGCTGTTATCAGCAAATGCTGAAGAATCTACATCGATGCTATACCCCAGCTTACCGCGGCCAAAATCAATCACCTTACCGCTGTACTGATGGCCGTTTATCTCCAGTAAGACCGGATCGTTTACCTTCGCATCCTCACCGCCAACAAAACCGGTAATCGTCTGTTTAGCCGCAAGTAGCTCCTGGTAATTCAACGTATTATCGGCAGTAACATCATGTATGCGGATGGTGTTATGCGCCTGAGTGTCCAGCGTGATGGTGCTATACGACTGCGCGGTAACTTCATTACCCACCGCATCATGGCTGACCAGCGTCACCTGCACATCATTTTTACCTTCCAGCAAGGCCGTTTTCGGCAGCGCGACTTCGTAGCGCAGGTGGCCGTTATCATTGACGACCGTTCCGGCATAGTTTTGCCCATGCATGCTAACGGTGACCGCATCGCCTACTCTGGCATCGCCGCTGGCTTCACCGCTAATCAGCGTTACCATACGATTTTCAATGGCGTTGACCACATCGTCTGTCGCCACCGATTCAATGGTTATTGCGTTTTCCGCGAAGTTATCGATATGCACATCGTGGCTGCTGGTGGCAATCGCCAGGTTACCCGCCGCATCGTGGGAAGTGACGCTGACGTGCACCGTCGCCTCTTTCAGTACATGACCGATATTGTCTGAGAACGCGCTCGAATCCACCTCGATACGATAACCGAGGGTATTTTTCCCGGTATCAATCACCTGGCCATGATACTGGTGGCCGTTGATCTCAATCAGCACCGGGTCGCCCGCTTTCGCATCTTCCCCGCGAACGCTCCCGATAATCGTCTGCTTGGCTGCCGACAGCTCGTTGAAGTTCAGCGTGTTATCGGCGGTGACGTCGTGAATATTGACGGTGTTATGCGCTTTGGTATCCAGCACCACGGTACGGTGCGCGAGCGCGGTCACTTCGTTGCCTGCGGCATCGTGGCTGGTAAGCGTCACCACCACCGCATTTTTACCTTCCTTCAGCGTGCCAACTGGAACCGCCACTTCGTAGCGCAGCTCGCCGTTATCATCGACCACCGTTCCGGTAAAATTCTGCCCACGCACATTGACGGTCACGGCGTCGCCCGCTTTGGCATCGCCGCCCGCCACGCCGCTAATCAGCGTCGTCATGCGGTTTTCAATCGCATTGACCACATCGTCCGTCGCTACTGCGCCAATGTTGACCTGATTAGTCGCAAGATTATCAATGTGTACGCTGTGGGTATCGGTGGCAATCGCCAGGTTGCCCGCCGCATCGTGCGAGGTGACTGTAACCTTCACTTCCACGTTACCATCAACCGGCGTGCTGTTATTTGCAAAGTCAGATGAGCTCACCGCAATACGATATCCCAGCGTGTTATTGCCAAGAGAGATAACCTGAGCGTTGTACTGATGGCCGTTAATCTCCAGCTGTATCGGGTCGCCAACTTTGGCGTCTTCGCCGCTCACTGTGCCCGAAATCACCTGATTGCGCATATACAGCTCTACACGATTCAGGGTGTTATCGTCGGTCACATTGTCGATGGTCAGCGCGTTATGCGCCTGAGTATCCAGCACCACAGTGCGATGCGTTACGGCGGTGGCTTCATTACCTACAACGTCATGGCTGACCAGCGTCACCTGCACATCGTTCGCACCTTCCTTCAGGGTTGCGGAAGGCACCACAATTTCATAGCGTAGCTGACCATGATCGTCGAAAACCGTGCCGTGAAACGCTTTGCCCTGAATAGTCAGCGTTATCGGATCGCCCGCTTTCGCATCACCGCTGGCAACGCCTGAAATAACGGTCGGCATACGAAACTCATTGGCGTTGACGACATCATCATTCGCCACCGTTTCAATGGTCACGGCATTTTGCGCAAACAGATCGTTGTTGACGTGATGATCGGTAGAAACCGTGGTGCTGTTTCCGGCATCGTCGACAGAGGTTAACGTGGCGTGAATATTCGGGTCATTCAATAATCCCTGAGTCAGCACCGGGATGGTATAAGTCAGAGTCCCTGTTCCCGGGTCGGTAACAACGCCGGTATATTCTTTGCCATCGACCAGTAAGGTAACGAGATCGCCAGGTTTTGCATCTCCGCCAACATGACCATGTACGTCGGTCTGCCGATGATGAGACTCCTCATTATTAATGAGGTTATCCGGCGTGACGTTTTCAACGCTAATACTGATATTTGGTCCAGTAATATCAAGCAGCGCATGGTCATAACTTTCCGCCGTTCGTCCCGTCACATCGGTCGCGATTGCCACTACGGTTACATTTCCAGGTACCAGTCCACCCAGATCGGTAGCAATATTCCAGTGCCCGTTGTTCACCGGGACAGTTATGGTGAATGTGTTTTTTTGGCTATCGGTAAAGGTGAGCGTGACGTGACTTTGATTACTGGTGCCGCTTAAATGGGTCTGGTGGAGTTCGTTTTTGTTAATAAAGCCGTCGTTGCCGGCAAACTCGGTAATTTGCACTTCAGGCGGGAAAACATTCGCGGAACCTGTAGTAGCACCCCCTATCGGCAGATTGCTATCCCAGTTCGGGCTACCGAGACCTTTGGTGTTAAAACCAGCAGTCGGATCAACCACCTGCCCGGTTAACTCAAGTTGAACCAGAGTGTGGCCACCACCCCCGCCCTCTAAGGTTACCGGCGCTTCATTACCTGCGGCGGTTGCTTCCAGCACCTGCGTCGGGTCAGCGCCCTCGGAAATGGCTTTTTGTGCGGCGGCAATATCTTGGGCGCTACTCTCCGGATTATGGCTAGCCTGTAGCCCGTGCTCGCCCCAGTGACTGTTGCGGCCGATATCCAGCGTTTTTCCGTCGGGTAAAGAGACACTTACCGCGCCGCTGGCACCGGTCACAATTTCTTCACCGCTATATACCCTGTCGCCTTCATGAACCTGTCGTTGTGCACCATTAGCATCAACAACGTAAACCTGCCCAATGATTGCTTTGATCACACCGAGTAATTTGCTCACCGTAACCTCACTTAAATATCATCATTATTTTTATAAACTCGCTAATATATTAACGAACAAATATCACATTAATTTAATGTAAACATTAATATCTCAATGTAGAAAAAAACACATTTTATTGAATGCAATTACATGAGACTTGACTGGCAAATGAATATAATAAAAAATAACCAAAAATAAAACACGATGTGACAAAACATGTCGCTGAATAGCTGATGACAGCCATCAATTAAGACAAATCATATTTGTTAATTAATATAACGTGTTTGTAAAAATGGATGATAGCGACGACAGCTGGATGTCATAACCGTGAGATATAAGGCATTCATGTCATGAAGAAGTTTTTAGTTTTTCTGCTTTCATGCTTTTCAATAAATGCAGCAATTGCAGAAGACTTACAAAATACCGTTAAAGATGCATTAGCGAATCATCCAGAAGTTAATGCCGCAATAAATAGTCGTTATTCCTCAGAGCAAGAACTACGGGCGGCACAAGGCGGCTATTTACCGTCCCTGAATTTAAACGCAGAAGCCGGGCGCAAAAATGTTGATGATGCGACGACTCGTGCGGCAGGCCGCAATAACGGTCTGACTCAGTCACCTAACGAAGCGACGCTCAGCCTTGAGCAAAATGTGTTCAATGGTTTTGCCACCAACAGCGAAGTTGCGCGGCAAAAAGCGACCGTTGATTCGCGCGCCTGGAGCGTGATGAACACCAGCGAAAGCACCGCGTATGCCGTGATTCAGGCCTATTTCGACGTACTGCAACGTGAAGAGTTTGTGCATCTTGCCGAAGACGATCTGGCAAATCACGAGCGCATTTACGACCAGATAAAACTGCGTACCGATCAGGGCGTTGGTCGCTCCGGAGACTT
The Citrobacter arsenatis DNA segment above includes these coding regions:
- a CDS encoding retention module-containing protein, with the translated sequence MSKLLGVIKAIIGQVYVVDANGAQRQVHEGDRVYSGEEIVTGASGAVSVSLPDGKTLDIGRNSHWGEHGLQASHNPESSAQDIAAAQKAISEGADPTQVLEATAAGNEAPVTLEGGGGGHTLVQLELTGQVVDPTAGFNTKGLGSPNWDSNLPIGGATTGSANVFPPEVQITEFAGNDGFINKNELHQTHLSGTSNQSHVTLTFTDSQKNTFTITVPVNNGHWNIATDLGGLVPGNVTVVAIATDVTGRTAESYDHALLDITGPNISISVENVTPDNLINNEESHHRQTDVHGHVGGDAKPGDLVTLLVDGKEYTGVVTDPGTGTLTYTIPVLTQGLLNDPNIHATLTSVDDAGNSTTVSTDHHVNNDLFAQNAVTIETVANDDVVNANEFRMPTVISGVASGDAKAGDPITLTIQGKAFHGTVFDDHGQLRYEIVVPSATLKEGANDVQVTLVSHDVVGNEATAVTHRTVVLDTQAHNALTIDNVTDDNTLNRVELYMRNQVISGTVSGEDAKVGDPIQLEINGHQYNAQVISLGNNTLGYRIAVSSSDFANNSTPVDGNVEVKVTVTSHDAAGNLAIATDTHSVHIDNLATNQVNIGAVATDDVVNAIENRMTTLISGVAGGDAKAGDAVTVNVRGQNFTGTVVDDNGELRYEVAVPVGTLKEGKNAVVVTLTSHDAAGNEVTALAHRTVVLDTKAHNTVNIHDVTADNTLNFNELSAAKQTIIGSVRGEDAKAGDPVLIEINGHQYHGQVIDTGKNTLGYRIEVDSSAFSDNIGHVLKEATVHVSVTSHDAAGNLAIATSSHDVHIDNFAENAITIESVATDDVVNAIENRMVTLISGEASGDARVGDAVTVSMHGQNYAGTVVNDNGHLRYEVALPKTALLEGKNDVQVTLVSHDAVGNEVTAQSYSTITLDTQAHNTIRIHDVTADNTLNYQELLAAKQTITGFVGGEDAKVNDPVLLEINGHQYSGKVIDFGRGKLGYSIDVDSSAFADNSGHVLTNVKITAMVTSHDAAGNLAIATDSHKVHIDNYAENTLKIDAVATDNVVNANENRMPTIISIVAGGDAREGDAVTISVRGQDFDGTVINDNGQLRYEVVLPHGTLHEGKNAVVATLLSHDALGNAVTSESHRIITLDTHAQNAISLDNIATDNVINYQELSAAKQRITGIVDGEDAKVGDPIQLVVNGHPYASQVIDLGHGHLGYSIDVDSSVFANNSVHVLTDVDVHVTVTSHDAAGNFAIATDSHKVHIDNFAKNGVTTDVVASDDVVNAIENRMPTLISGIAKGLDAKAGDVVTVHVQGHNQDFSGTVVNDHGVLRYEVFVPTGVLQEGSNDVMVTLVSHDSAGNQALAVEHRSVTLDTQAHSTVTIDSVTDDNNLNHLELDTPMQLISGKVGGDAQVGDAVIVEINNQTFNGKVIDLGGGHLGYQVPVNSTAFSDNKGLQDKNVTVSVTVISHDAVKNEVITTAKHDVHIDNHAGAKITVDTVAGDDKLNGAEAAKHLTEVMGTVAGDVHVGDKVQVIVDGHTYETTVQRLPEHNNALGYKLDVLSRDLVKDPHIVARVVGEDKVHNFQKAEITHDLAVDLHAKAMLTIDPVTGDNMINGDESKQPFTYVTGKVAGDVHVNDVVYLTVNGHVLTGKVSDLGGGVLGYSIKVSTADLISDPHLTATVSTTDGAGNPATANTETTVIIDTRVDAQITIDAVTPDNTLNLAEQMHGYTIVSGSVSGEVHPGDPFTMTINGHNYSGVVEDRGHQQMGFHVPVATADLVADPHISVTMDITDDALNHAQITAHHTVMLDAEAKASITIDPVTGDDVLNKIELGQTTTIVSGTVGGDAKVNDVVHLNIGGHTVDATVVNLPNLGTLGYSIDVDTQWLQNDPHITATITTTDAAGNNATADAQSTVVIDEKIDAIVHIDPIVTDSGDAVINHDEALKPQTTVTGTVGGDVKVGDTVELTINHQIYYAQVEDHNGQRVFSTKVSTLDLLMDPNIHAEVTAKDDAGNIAHGHDDMPVVVDTVADAGITIDSALSWQGMALPAGNRPEFVTVTGHVTPDAKFNDLVTVDVGNNKHLETHVITLPDGQLGYTLDILFQDWNNNGNITVSITTHDDHGNTATAVEHKFIDLPWVTNTYTPANTSFVIHTPSTTSTGTTPPHQPTVHLTVDKVAGDDILNHDEAQKATTVIRGLVTGDVQAGDNVMVTINHVQYTGHVMTIPTMPGQLAYEVDVPTNELQAHPTFDVSIKAGTATDSAQKTITVDTDNPLQITMEKIAGDDVINAAEAQSGKTTISGTVSGEGIHNGSVVSLQVNGNTLTAVVHDDKHGHWAWSTKVSINDLHNSPDVVATVIATDDHGNQGSASASSHVVVDLSANAGVTIDKIADDNVLNALESQQHKMTVTGSVSGDVHPGDKVTLTVNGNPYAATVDNNHHYSVDIYTQDLLADRAIVATVLGYDDHGNVQPASFTQGYSIDKTAGGSVTINTVGGDDIINADEVKAGSVEVSGTVDGDVHLGDKVDILVDGVTVHTRVIELPHMNGQLGYKAMVSTTGLQNDPTIHVSVQGQDSALNPMHAENDKSVTIDTQLHATIMLDDVTTDDVLNNVETQQAKTIISGHVTGDVDVGDQVTVTVNGKDLVADVKDSGGRKVFSVEASTADLLHDQNITAHVIAHDDSGNHGRIDTSKTITIDRTAAGTITVDNLTTDNVLNANELLDPTFKITGHVGGDASLGNPVKLTIGGHVYTGVVEVSATGERIYQIEVDTDVLRANKTFDVELKGHDLPLNPFTANASHTYSVDEKADATLIVDKVTGDNHISRAEAQDTVTHIIGSVSGDVHDGEHIKALVNGHQYDAILHQGNNGLTYDIEADTSAFRAGHNRVNVLVEAHDDHGNITPYTQTLNVTMDDPAPVKGHTADKGNHAAMQHALHNLFDDNALSLSYAPAATGHGQATAVLGADDKAKGVLEKVDLSDLARELHEGVDIAKYIQSGGDHHLIASPAKVAHGIDTALSTPASGDLHSPSFSLDHLIAKPDQNHTH